From Bos javanicus breed banteng chromosome 5, ARS-OSU_banteng_1.0, whole genome shotgun sequence, the proteins below share one genomic window:
- the C1RL gene encoding complement C1r subcomponent-like protein isoform X7 — MSSSRCLVSKLRELSLGKPHSTRCPGNMPQATGTQPHLPWPTPKWWFLLWGVLQAFPTQGSMVLLAQWLPQKLTSPGYPEPYVKGQESSTDIEAPEGYVVRLLFQDFDLEPSPDCERDSVTLTASGMDLGQFCGQQGSLLGRPPGQREFVSSGNSLRLTFSAPASEDKNPGLHKGFLALYQAVAVNYTQPINQATGGPKAIPTPGDNPTEIQSCCQEPYYEAKPSGTLTCTAQVPWKQTQKREEAPRCVPVCGRPVVPISQTRESLGASRAELGSFPWQALTSIYGRGGGALLGDRWVLTAAHTIYPKDSILLGRNRSAQVFLGHTDTDQMLELGRHPVRRVVVHPDYHQEEPHDFHGDIALLELERSVPLGPHLLPVCLPDREALYRPGQWGYVSGFGVEMDWLSTKLKYSRLPVAPRAACEAWLRERQRPEAFTDGMFCAGDQTRPQSVCQGDSGGAFVVWDDRTQRWVATGIVSWGIGCGEGYGFYTKVLDYVDWIRGVMGEKD; from the exons ATGTCGAGTTCCAGATGCCTGGTCTCAAAGTTGCGGGAACTGTCTCTGGGGAAGCCTCACTCCACCCGCTGCCCAGGCAACAT GCCGCAGGCCACAGGCACGCAGCCCCATCTGCCCTGGCCCACTCCCAAGTGGTGGTTCCTCCTCTGGGGCGTCCTCCAGGCTTTCCCCACGCAGGGGTCCATGGTGCTCCTGGCCCAGTGGCTGCCCCAGAAGCTGACGTCCCCTGGGTACCCGGAGCCATACGTCAAAGGCCAGGAGAGCTCCACGGACATCGAGGCTCCAGAGGGCTATGTTGTGAGGCTCCTGTTCCAGGACTTTGACCTGGAGCCATCCCCGGACTGTGAGCGGGACTCTGTCACA CTCACAGCCAGTGGGATGGATCTTGGCCAGTTCTGCGGGCAACAGGGCTCCCTGCTGGGCAGGCCCCCTGGTCAGAGGGAGTTTGTGTCCTCAGGGAACAGTTTGCGGCTGACCTTCAGTGCACCAGCCTCTGAAGACAAGAACCCAGGCCTCCACAAGGGCTTCCTGGCTCTCTACCAAGCCGTGG CTGTGAATTATACTCAGCCCATCAACCAGGCCACTGGGGGCCCCAAGGCCATCCCCACACCTGGAGACAACCCCACTGAGATCCAGAGCTGCTGCCAGGAGCCCTATTACGAGGCCAAGCCCTCAG GGACACTCACTTGCACTGCCCAGGTGCCCTGGAAGCAGACCCAGAAAAGGGAGGAGGCTCCCCGCTGTGTGCCTG TCTGTGGACGGCCGGTGGTCCCCATTTCCCAGACCCGGGAGTCCCTTGGCGCCTCCAGAGCTGAGCTGGGCAGCTTCCCCTGGCAGGCCCTCACCAGCATCTATGGCAGGGGCGGCGGGGCCCTGCTGGGCGACCGCTGGGTTCTCACCGCAGCCCACACCATCTACCCCAAGGACAGCATCTTGCTCGGGAGGAACCGGAGCGCCCAGGTGTTCCTGGGCCACACGGACACAGACCAGATGCTGGAGCTGGGCCGCCACCCCGTGCGCCGCGTGGTCGTGCACCCAGACTACCATCAGGAGGAGCCCCATGACTTCCACGGAGACATCGCGCTCCTGGAGCTGGAGCGCAGCGTTCCCCTaggcccccacctcctcccagtcTGCCTGCCGGACCGCGAGGCCCTGTACCGGCCCGGCCAGTGGGGCTACGTCAGCGGCTTCGGCGTGGAGATGGACTGGCTGAGCACCAAGCTCAAGTACTCACGGCTGCCCGTGGCCCCGAGGGCAGCCTGCGAGGCCTGGCTCCGGGAGAGGCAGAGGCCCGAGGCATTCACCGATGGCATGTTCTGCGCCGGGGACCAGACGCGGCCGCAGAGTGTCTGCCAAGGGGACAGCGGCGGCGCCTTCGTGGTGTGGGACGATCGCACCCAGCGCTGGGTGGCCACGGGCATCGTGTCCTGGGGCATCGGGTGTGGCGAGGGGTACGGCTTCTACACCAAAGTGCTCGACTATGTGGACTGGATCCGGGGAGTGATGGGTGAGAAGGACTGA
- the C1RL gene encoding complement C1r subcomponent-like protein isoform X5, whose protein sequence is MSSSRCLVSKLRELSLGKPHSTRCPGNMLIRRQGGLGFAEADRKQPLLGWASPGRPQATGTQPHLPWPTPKWWFLLWGVLQAFPTQGSMVLLAQWLPQKLTSPGYPEPYVKGQESSTDIEAPEGYVVRLLFQDFDLEPSPDSVNYTQPINQATGGPKAIPTPGDNPTEIQSCCQEPYYEAKPSGTLTCTAQVPWKQTQKREEAPRCVPVCGRPVVPISQTRESLGASRAELGSFPWQALTSIYGRGGGALLGDRWVLTAAHTIYPKDSILLGRNRSAQVFLGHTDTDQMLELGRHPVRRVVVHPDYHQEEPHDFHGDIALLELERSVPLGPHLLPVCLPDREALYRPGQWGYVSGFGVEMDWLSTKLKYSRLPVAPRAACEAWLRERQRPEAFTDGMFCAGDQTRPQSVCQGDSGGAFVVWDDRTQRWVATGIVSWGIGCGEGYGFYTKVLDYVDWIRGVMADKGTDHVVGHVMDQPCQQIHSLALIYKPASETLQPGSTWPLQCSCSQTTFSDDLLTASQGAAPGPGKAPGTLNSRTTWHVVS, encoded by the exons ATGTCGAGTTCCAGATGCCTGGTCTCAAAGTTGCGGGAACTGTCTCTGGGGAAGCCTCACTCCACCCGCTGCCCAGGCAACAT GCTCATCAGACGCCAGGGTGGGCTGGGGTTCGCTGAAGCAGACAGAAAGCAGCCCCTGCTTGGATGGGCCTCTCCAGGGAG GCCGCAGGCCACAGGCACGCAGCCCCATCTGCCCTGGCCCACTCCCAAGTGGTGGTTCCTCCTCTGGGGCGTCCTCCAGGCTTTCCCCACGCAGGGGTCCATGGTGCTCCTGGCCCAGTGGCTGCCCCAGAAGCTGACGTCCCCTGGGTACCCGGAGCCATACGTCAAAGGCCAGGAGAGCTCCACGGACATCGAGGCTCCAGAGGGCTATGTTGTGAGGCTCCTGTTCCAGGACTTTGACCTGGAGCCATCCCCGGACT CTGTGAATTATACTCAGCCCATCAACCAGGCCACTGGGGGCCCCAAGGCCATCCCCACACCTGGAGACAACCCCACTGAGATCCAGAGCTGCTGCCAGGAGCCCTATTACGAGGCCAAGCCCTCAG GGACACTCACTTGCACTGCCCAGGTGCCCTGGAAGCAGACCCAGAAAAGGGAGGAGGCTCCCCGCTGTGTGCCTG TCTGTGGACGGCCGGTGGTCCCCATTTCCCAGACCCGGGAGTCCCTTGGCGCCTCCAGAGCTGAGCTGGGCAGCTTCCCCTGGCAGGCCCTCACCAGCATCTATGGCAGGGGCGGCGGGGCCCTGCTGGGCGACCGCTGGGTTCTCACCGCAGCCCACACCATCTACCCCAAGGACAGCATCTTGCTCGGGAGGAACCGGAGCGCCCAGGTGTTCCTGGGCCACACGGACACAGACCAGATGCTGGAGCTGGGCCGCCACCCCGTGCGCCGCGTGGTCGTGCACCCAGACTACCATCAGGAGGAGCCCCATGACTTCCACGGAGACATCGCGCTCCTGGAGCTGGAGCGCAGCGTTCCCCTaggcccccacctcctcccagtcTGCCTGCCGGACCGCGAGGCCCTGTACCGGCCCGGCCAGTGGGGCTACGTCAGCGGCTTCGGCGTGGAGATGGACTGGCTGAGCACCAAGCTCAAGTACTCACGGCTGCCCGTGGCCCCGAGGGCAGCCTGCGAGGCCTGGCTCCGGGAGAGGCAGAGGCCCGAGGCATTCACCGATGGCATGTTCTGCGCCGGGGACCAGACGCGGCCGCAGAGTGTCTGCCAAGGGGACAGCGGCGGCGCCTTCGTGGTGTGGGACGATCGCACCCAGCGCTGGGTGGCCACGGGCATCGTGTCCTGGGGCATCGGGTGTGGCGAGGGGTACGGCTTCTACACCAAAGTGCTCGACTATGTGGACTGGATCCGGGGAGTGATGG CTGACAAGGGCACAGATCATGTCGTGGGTCATGTCATGGATCAGCCCTGCCAGCAGATTCACTCCTTGGCGCTGATATACAAGCCTGCTAGTGAAACCCTCCAACCTGGATCCACCTGGCCTCTTCAGTGCTCCTGCTCTCAGACTACATTC agTGACGACCTGCTCACTGCCTCACAGGGAGCTGCCCCAGGGCCTGGGAAAGCGCCTGGCACATTAAATAG
- the C1RL gene encoding complement C1r subcomponent-like protein isoform X6, with protein sequence MSSSRCLVSKLRELSLGKPHSTRCPGNMLIRRQGGLGFAEADRKQPLLGWASPGRPQATGTQPHLPWPTPKWWFLLWGVLQAFPTQGSMVLLAQWLPQKLTSPGYPEPYVKGQESSTDIEAPEGYVVRLLFQDFDLEPSPDCERDSVTLTASGMDLGQFCGQQGSLLGRPPGQREFVSSGNSLRLTFSAPASEDKNPGLHKGFLALYQAVAVNYTQPINQATGGPKAIPTPGDNPTEIQSCCQEPYYEAKPSGTLTCTAQVPWKQTQKREEAPRCVPVCGRPVVPISQTRESLGASRAELGSFPWQALTSIYGRGGGALLGDRWVLTAAHTIYPKDSILLGRNRSAQVFLGHTDTDQMLELGRHPVRRVVVHPDYHQEEPHDFHGDIALLELERSVPLGPHLLPVCLPDREALYRPGQWGYVSGFGVEMDWLSTKLKYSRLPVAPRAACEAWLRERQRPEAFTDGMFCAGDQTRPQSVCQGDSGGAFVVWDDRTQRWVATGIVSWGIGCGEGYGFYTKVLDYVDWIRGVMGEKD encoded by the exons ATGTCGAGTTCCAGATGCCTGGTCTCAAAGTTGCGGGAACTGTCTCTGGGGAAGCCTCACTCCACCCGCTGCCCAGGCAACAT GCTCATCAGACGCCAGGGTGGGCTGGGGTTCGCTGAAGCAGACAGAAAGCAGCCCCTGCTTGGATGGGCCTCTCCAGGGAG GCCGCAGGCCACAGGCACGCAGCCCCATCTGCCCTGGCCCACTCCCAAGTGGTGGTTCCTCCTCTGGGGCGTCCTCCAGGCTTTCCCCACGCAGGGGTCCATGGTGCTCCTGGCCCAGTGGCTGCCCCAGAAGCTGACGTCCCCTGGGTACCCGGAGCCATACGTCAAAGGCCAGGAGAGCTCCACGGACATCGAGGCTCCAGAGGGCTATGTTGTGAGGCTCCTGTTCCAGGACTTTGACCTGGAGCCATCCCCGGACTGTGAGCGGGACTCTGTCACA CTCACAGCCAGTGGGATGGATCTTGGCCAGTTCTGCGGGCAACAGGGCTCCCTGCTGGGCAGGCCCCCTGGTCAGAGGGAGTTTGTGTCCTCAGGGAACAGTTTGCGGCTGACCTTCAGTGCACCAGCCTCTGAAGACAAGAACCCAGGCCTCCACAAGGGCTTCCTGGCTCTCTACCAAGCCGTGG CTGTGAATTATACTCAGCCCATCAACCAGGCCACTGGGGGCCCCAAGGCCATCCCCACACCTGGAGACAACCCCACTGAGATCCAGAGCTGCTGCCAGGAGCCCTATTACGAGGCCAAGCCCTCAG GGACACTCACTTGCACTGCCCAGGTGCCCTGGAAGCAGACCCAGAAAAGGGAGGAGGCTCCCCGCTGTGTGCCTG TCTGTGGACGGCCGGTGGTCCCCATTTCCCAGACCCGGGAGTCCCTTGGCGCCTCCAGAGCTGAGCTGGGCAGCTTCCCCTGGCAGGCCCTCACCAGCATCTATGGCAGGGGCGGCGGGGCCCTGCTGGGCGACCGCTGGGTTCTCACCGCAGCCCACACCATCTACCCCAAGGACAGCATCTTGCTCGGGAGGAACCGGAGCGCCCAGGTGTTCCTGGGCCACACGGACACAGACCAGATGCTGGAGCTGGGCCGCCACCCCGTGCGCCGCGTGGTCGTGCACCCAGACTACCATCAGGAGGAGCCCCATGACTTCCACGGAGACATCGCGCTCCTGGAGCTGGAGCGCAGCGTTCCCCTaggcccccacctcctcccagtcTGCCTGCCGGACCGCGAGGCCCTGTACCGGCCCGGCCAGTGGGGCTACGTCAGCGGCTTCGGCGTGGAGATGGACTGGCTGAGCACCAAGCTCAAGTACTCACGGCTGCCCGTGGCCCCGAGGGCAGCCTGCGAGGCCTGGCTCCGGGAGAGGCAGAGGCCCGAGGCATTCACCGATGGCATGTTCTGCGCCGGGGACCAGACGCGGCCGCAGAGTGTCTGCCAAGGGGACAGCGGCGGCGCCTTCGTGGTGTGGGACGATCGCACCCAGCGCTGGGTGGCCACGGGCATCGTGTCCTGGGGCATCGGGTGTGGCGAGGGGTACGGCTTCTACACCAAAGTGCTCGACTATGTGGACTGGATCCGGGGAGTGATGGGTGAGAAGGACTGA
- the C1RL gene encoding complement C1r subcomponent-like protein isoform X1 has protein sequence MSSSRCLVSKLRELSLGKPHSTRCPGNMLIRRQGGLGFAEADRKQPLLGWASPGRPQATGTQPHLPWPTPKWWFLLWGVLQAFPTQGSMVLLAQWLPQKLTSPGYPEPYVKGQESSTDIEAPEGYVVRLLFQDFDLEPSPDCERDSVTLTASGMDLGQFCGQQGSLLGRPPGQREFVSSGNSLRLTFSAPASEDKNPGLHKGFLALYQAVGEGAPQGAGREVPAHSPGPTVNYTQPINQATGGPKAIPTPGDNPTEIQSCCQEPYYEAKPSGTLTCTAQVPWKQTQKREEAPRCVPVCGRPVVPISQTRESLGASRAELGSFPWQALTSIYGRGGGALLGDRWVLTAAHTIYPKDSILLGRNRSAQVFLGHTDTDQMLELGRHPVRRVVVHPDYHQEEPHDFHGDIALLELERSVPLGPHLLPVCLPDREALYRPGQWGYVSGFGVEMDWLSTKLKYSRLPVAPRAACEAWLRERQRPEAFTDGMFCAGDQTRPQSVCQGDSGGAFVVWDDRTQRWVATGIVSWGIGCGEGYGFYTKVLDYVDWIRGVMADKGTDHVVGHVMDQPCQQIHSLALIYKPASETLQPGSTWPLQCSCSQTTFSDDLLTASQGAAPGPGKAPGTLNSRTTWHVVS, from the exons ATGTCGAGTTCCAGATGCCTGGTCTCAAAGTTGCGGGAACTGTCTCTGGGGAAGCCTCACTCCACCCGCTGCCCAGGCAACAT GCTCATCAGACGCCAGGGTGGGCTGGGGTTCGCTGAAGCAGACAGAAAGCAGCCCCTGCTTGGATGGGCCTCTCCAGGGAG GCCGCAGGCCACAGGCACGCAGCCCCATCTGCCCTGGCCCACTCCCAAGTGGTGGTTCCTCCTCTGGGGCGTCCTCCAGGCTTTCCCCACGCAGGGGTCCATGGTGCTCCTGGCCCAGTGGCTGCCCCAGAAGCTGACGTCCCCTGGGTACCCGGAGCCATACGTCAAAGGCCAGGAGAGCTCCACGGACATCGAGGCTCCAGAGGGCTATGTTGTGAGGCTCCTGTTCCAGGACTTTGACCTGGAGCCATCCCCGGACTGTGAGCGGGACTCTGTCACA CTCACAGCCAGTGGGATGGATCTTGGCCAGTTCTGCGGGCAACAGGGCTCCCTGCTGGGCAGGCCCCCTGGTCAGAGGGAGTTTGTGTCCTCAGGGAACAGTTTGCGGCTGACCTTCAGTGCACCAGCCTCTGAAGACAAGAACCCAGGCCTCCACAAGGGCTTCCTGGCTCTCTACCAAGCCGTGGGTGAGGGTGCCCCCCAGGGTGCAGGGAGGGAAGTCCCTGCCCACAGCCCTGGCccca CTGTGAATTATACTCAGCCCATCAACCAGGCCACTGGGGGCCCCAAGGCCATCCCCACACCTGGAGACAACCCCACTGAGATCCAGAGCTGCTGCCAGGAGCCCTATTACGAGGCCAAGCCCTCAG GGACACTCACTTGCACTGCCCAGGTGCCCTGGAAGCAGACCCAGAAAAGGGAGGAGGCTCCCCGCTGTGTGCCTG TCTGTGGACGGCCGGTGGTCCCCATTTCCCAGACCCGGGAGTCCCTTGGCGCCTCCAGAGCTGAGCTGGGCAGCTTCCCCTGGCAGGCCCTCACCAGCATCTATGGCAGGGGCGGCGGGGCCCTGCTGGGCGACCGCTGGGTTCTCACCGCAGCCCACACCATCTACCCCAAGGACAGCATCTTGCTCGGGAGGAACCGGAGCGCCCAGGTGTTCCTGGGCCACACGGACACAGACCAGATGCTGGAGCTGGGCCGCCACCCCGTGCGCCGCGTGGTCGTGCACCCAGACTACCATCAGGAGGAGCCCCATGACTTCCACGGAGACATCGCGCTCCTGGAGCTGGAGCGCAGCGTTCCCCTaggcccccacctcctcccagtcTGCCTGCCGGACCGCGAGGCCCTGTACCGGCCCGGCCAGTGGGGCTACGTCAGCGGCTTCGGCGTGGAGATGGACTGGCTGAGCACCAAGCTCAAGTACTCACGGCTGCCCGTGGCCCCGAGGGCAGCCTGCGAGGCCTGGCTCCGGGAGAGGCAGAGGCCCGAGGCATTCACCGATGGCATGTTCTGCGCCGGGGACCAGACGCGGCCGCAGAGTGTCTGCCAAGGGGACAGCGGCGGCGCCTTCGTGGTGTGGGACGATCGCACCCAGCGCTGGGTGGCCACGGGCATCGTGTCCTGGGGCATCGGGTGTGGCGAGGGGTACGGCTTCTACACCAAAGTGCTCGACTATGTGGACTGGATCCGGGGAGTGATGG CTGACAAGGGCACAGATCATGTCGTGGGTCATGTCATGGATCAGCCCTGCCAGCAGATTCACTCCTTGGCGCTGATATACAAGCCTGCTAGTGAAACCCTCCAACCTGGATCCACCTGGCCTCTTCAGTGCTCCTGCTCTCAGACTACATTC agTGACGACCTGCTCACTGCCTCACAGGGAGCTGCCCCAGGGCCTGGGAAAGCGCCTGGCACATTAAATAG
- the C1RL gene encoding complement C1r subcomponent-like protein isoform X2, producing the protein MSSSRCLVSKLRELSLGKPHSTRCPGNMLIRRQGGLGFAEADRKQPLLGWASPGRPQATGTQPHLPWPTPKWWFLLWGVLQAFPTQGSMVLLAQWLPQKLTSPGYPEPYVKGQESSTDIEAPEGYVVRLLFQDFDLEPSPDCERDSVTLTASGMDLGQFCGQQGSLLGRPPGQREFVSSGNSLRLTFSAPASEDKNPGLHKGFLALYQAVAVNYTQPINQATGGPKAIPTPGDNPTEIQSCCQEPYYEAKPSGTLTCTAQVPWKQTQKREEAPRCVPVCGRPVVPISQTRESLGASRAELGSFPWQALTSIYGRGGGALLGDRWVLTAAHTIYPKDSILLGRNRSAQVFLGHTDTDQMLELGRHPVRRVVVHPDYHQEEPHDFHGDIALLELERSVPLGPHLLPVCLPDREALYRPGQWGYVSGFGVEMDWLSTKLKYSRLPVAPRAACEAWLRERQRPEAFTDGMFCAGDQTRPQSVCQGDSGGAFVVWDDRTQRWVATGIVSWGIGCGEGYGFYTKVLDYVDWIRGVMADKGTDHVVGHVMDQPCQQIHSLALIYKPASETLQPGSTWPLQCSCSQTTFSDDLLTASQGAAPGPGKAPGTLNSRTTWHVVS; encoded by the exons ATGTCGAGTTCCAGATGCCTGGTCTCAAAGTTGCGGGAACTGTCTCTGGGGAAGCCTCACTCCACCCGCTGCCCAGGCAACAT GCTCATCAGACGCCAGGGTGGGCTGGGGTTCGCTGAAGCAGACAGAAAGCAGCCCCTGCTTGGATGGGCCTCTCCAGGGAG GCCGCAGGCCACAGGCACGCAGCCCCATCTGCCCTGGCCCACTCCCAAGTGGTGGTTCCTCCTCTGGGGCGTCCTCCAGGCTTTCCCCACGCAGGGGTCCATGGTGCTCCTGGCCCAGTGGCTGCCCCAGAAGCTGACGTCCCCTGGGTACCCGGAGCCATACGTCAAAGGCCAGGAGAGCTCCACGGACATCGAGGCTCCAGAGGGCTATGTTGTGAGGCTCCTGTTCCAGGACTTTGACCTGGAGCCATCCCCGGACTGTGAGCGGGACTCTGTCACA CTCACAGCCAGTGGGATGGATCTTGGCCAGTTCTGCGGGCAACAGGGCTCCCTGCTGGGCAGGCCCCCTGGTCAGAGGGAGTTTGTGTCCTCAGGGAACAGTTTGCGGCTGACCTTCAGTGCACCAGCCTCTGAAGACAAGAACCCAGGCCTCCACAAGGGCTTCCTGGCTCTCTACCAAGCCGTGG CTGTGAATTATACTCAGCCCATCAACCAGGCCACTGGGGGCCCCAAGGCCATCCCCACACCTGGAGACAACCCCACTGAGATCCAGAGCTGCTGCCAGGAGCCCTATTACGAGGCCAAGCCCTCAG GGACACTCACTTGCACTGCCCAGGTGCCCTGGAAGCAGACCCAGAAAAGGGAGGAGGCTCCCCGCTGTGTGCCTG TCTGTGGACGGCCGGTGGTCCCCATTTCCCAGACCCGGGAGTCCCTTGGCGCCTCCAGAGCTGAGCTGGGCAGCTTCCCCTGGCAGGCCCTCACCAGCATCTATGGCAGGGGCGGCGGGGCCCTGCTGGGCGACCGCTGGGTTCTCACCGCAGCCCACACCATCTACCCCAAGGACAGCATCTTGCTCGGGAGGAACCGGAGCGCCCAGGTGTTCCTGGGCCACACGGACACAGACCAGATGCTGGAGCTGGGCCGCCACCCCGTGCGCCGCGTGGTCGTGCACCCAGACTACCATCAGGAGGAGCCCCATGACTTCCACGGAGACATCGCGCTCCTGGAGCTGGAGCGCAGCGTTCCCCTaggcccccacctcctcccagtcTGCCTGCCGGACCGCGAGGCCCTGTACCGGCCCGGCCAGTGGGGCTACGTCAGCGGCTTCGGCGTGGAGATGGACTGGCTGAGCACCAAGCTCAAGTACTCACGGCTGCCCGTGGCCCCGAGGGCAGCCTGCGAGGCCTGGCTCCGGGAGAGGCAGAGGCCCGAGGCATTCACCGATGGCATGTTCTGCGCCGGGGACCAGACGCGGCCGCAGAGTGTCTGCCAAGGGGACAGCGGCGGCGCCTTCGTGGTGTGGGACGATCGCACCCAGCGCTGGGTGGCCACGGGCATCGTGTCCTGGGGCATCGGGTGTGGCGAGGGGTACGGCTTCTACACCAAAGTGCTCGACTATGTGGACTGGATCCGGGGAGTGATGG CTGACAAGGGCACAGATCATGTCGTGGGTCATGTCATGGATCAGCCCTGCCAGCAGATTCACTCCTTGGCGCTGATATACAAGCCTGCTAGTGAAACCCTCCAACCTGGATCCACCTGGCCTCTTCAGTGCTCCTGCTCTCAGACTACATTC agTGACGACCTGCTCACTGCCTCACAGGGAGCTGCCCCAGGGCCTGGGAAAGCGCCTGGCACATTAAATAG
- the C1RL gene encoding complement C1r subcomponent-like protein isoform X3: MSSSRCLVSKLRELSLGKPHSTRCPGNMPQATGTQPHLPWPTPKWWFLLWGVLQAFPTQGSMVLLAQWLPQKLTSPGYPEPYVKGQESSTDIEAPEGYVVRLLFQDFDLEPSPDCERDSVTLTASGMDLGQFCGQQGSLLGRPPGQREFVSSGNSLRLTFSAPASEDKNPGLHKGFLALYQAVGEGAPQGAGREVPAHSPGPTVNYTQPINQATGGPKAIPTPGDNPTEIQSCCQEPYYEAKPSGTLTCTAQVPWKQTQKREEAPRCVPVCGRPVVPISQTRESLGASRAELGSFPWQALTSIYGRGGGALLGDRWVLTAAHTIYPKDSILLGRNRSAQVFLGHTDTDQMLELGRHPVRRVVVHPDYHQEEPHDFHGDIALLELERSVPLGPHLLPVCLPDREALYRPGQWGYVSGFGVEMDWLSTKLKYSRLPVAPRAACEAWLRERQRPEAFTDGMFCAGDQTRPQSVCQGDSGGAFVVWDDRTQRWVATGIVSWGIGCGEGYGFYTKVLDYVDWIRGVMADKGTDHVVGHVMDQPCQQIHSLALIYKPASETLQPGSTWPLQCSCSQTTFSDDLLTASQGAAPGPGKAPGTLNSRTTWHVVS, translated from the exons ATGTCGAGTTCCAGATGCCTGGTCTCAAAGTTGCGGGAACTGTCTCTGGGGAAGCCTCACTCCACCCGCTGCCCAGGCAACAT GCCGCAGGCCACAGGCACGCAGCCCCATCTGCCCTGGCCCACTCCCAAGTGGTGGTTCCTCCTCTGGGGCGTCCTCCAGGCTTTCCCCACGCAGGGGTCCATGGTGCTCCTGGCCCAGTGGCTGCCCCAGAAGCTGACGTCCCCTGGGTACCCGGAGCCATACGTCAAAGGCCAGGAGAGCTCCACGGACATCGAGGCTCCAGAGGGCTATGTTGTGAGGCTCCTGTTCCAGGACTTTGACCTGGAGCCATCCCCGGACTGTGAGCGGGACTCTGTCACA CTCACAGCCAGTGGGATGGATCTTGGCCAGTTCTGCGGGCAACAGGGCTCCCTGCTGGGCAGGCCCCCTGGTCAGAGGGAGTTTGTGTCCTCAGGGAACAGTTTGCGGCTGACCTTCAGTGCACCAGCCTCTGAAGACAAGAACCCAGGCCTCCACAAGGGCTTCCTGGCTCTCTACCAAGCCGTGGGTGAGGGTGCCCCCCAGGGTGCAGGGAGGGAAGTCCCTGCCCACAGCCCTGGCccca CTGTGAATTATACTCAGCCCATCAACCAGGCCACTGGGGGCCCCAAGGCCATCCCCACACCTGGAGACAACCCCACTGAGATCCAGAGCTGCTGCCAGGAGCCCTATTACGAGGCCAAGCCCTCAG GGACACTCACTTGCACTGCCCAGGTGCCCTGGAAGCAGACCCAGAAAAGGGAGGAGGCTCCCCGCTGTGTGCCTG TCTGTGGACGGCCGGTGGTCCCCATTTCCCAGACCCGGGAGTCCCTTGGCGCCTCCAGAGCTGAGCTGGGCAGCTTCCCCTGGCAGGCCCTCACCAGCATCTATGGCAGGGGCGGCGGGGCCCTGCTGGGCGACCGCTGGGTTCTCACCGCAGCCCACACCATCTACCCCAAGGACAGCATCTTGCTCGGGAGGAACCGGAGCGCCCAGGTGTTCCTGGGCCACACGGACACAGACCAGATGCTGGAGCTGGGCCGCCACCCCGTGCGCCGCGTGGTCGTGCACCCAGACTACCATCAGGAGGAGCCCCATGACTTCCACGGAGACATCGCGCTCCTGGAGCTGGAGCGCAGCGTTCCCCTaggcccccacctcctcccagtcTGCCTGCCGGACCGCGAGGCCCTGTACCGGCCCGGCCAGTGGGGCTACGTCAGCGGCTTCGGCGTGGAGATGGACTGGCTGAGCACCAAGCTCAAGTACTCACGGCTGCCCGTGGCCCCGAGGGCAGCCTGCGAGGCCTGGCTCCGGGAGAGGCAGAGGCCCGAGGCATTCACCGATGGCATGTTCTGCGCCGGGGACCAGACGCGGCCGCAGAGTGTCTGCCAAGGGGACAGCGGCGGCGCCTTCGTGGTGTGGGACGATCGCACCCAGCGCTGGGTGGCCACGGGCATCGTGTCCTGGGGCATCGGGTGTGGCGAGGGGTACGGCTTCTACACCAAAGTGCTCGACTATGTGGACTGGATCCGGGGAGTGATGG CTGACAAGGGCACAGATCATGTCGTGGGTCATGTCATGGATCAGCCCTGCCAGCAGATTCACTCCTTGGCGCTGATATACAAGCCTGCTAGTGAAACCCTCCAACCTGGATCCACCTGGCCTCTTCAGTGCTCCTGCTCTCAGACTACATTC agTGACGACCTGCTCACTGCCTCACAGGGAGCTGCCCCAGGGCCTGGGAAAGCGCCTGGCACATTAAATAG